GCGGTTCGGCTCGCGGGCCGACGAGGGTCGGTTCTCGCGGCGGCTGGCGAACCGGCTGCGCTACGGTTTCGGTCGCCACGAGGTTCCCCGCCGGGAGTGAGCCCCGCTCGGAGCCGGTCCCGGATCGGTGGAAAGTCGGAACACCAAAGGCGGCGAACGAGGAGTCGACGGACGTGAACGTACTGGTCGTCCTGGGTCATCCGCGAACGGACAGCCTCTGTGGCGGACTGGCCGAGGCGTACGCGGCGGGCGCCCGCGACGCCGGCCTCGAGGTTCGAGCGCTCGCCCTCGGCGAGTGCGAGTTCGACCGCGACGTCCACACCGAGTGTCCGAGCGACCAGGCCCTCGAGCCGGATCTCGCGGCGGCCGAACGCGAGATCGAGTGGGCCGACCACCTCGTCTTCGTCTACCCGAACTGGTGGGCGACGATGCCGGCGCTCCTCAAGGGGTTTTTCGACCGACTGTTCAGGCCCGGCTTCGCGTTCTCGATGTACGAAGACGACGAGGGGGCGGGCCACGAGAAGCTGCTGTCGGGGAAGACCGCCGAGCTGGTCGTGACGATGGACATGCCGCCGTGGGTGTACCGGTGGATCTACCGCCAGCCGGGCACCAACGCCGTCAAGCGCGGCATTCTGGGCTACGCGGGCGTCGAAACGACTCGGACCACGGAGTTCGGCCCCGTCGAGGACTCGACTGCGAACGAACGGAGCGAGTGGCTCGAACGGGCTGAAGAGCTGGGCCGACGCCTCGAGAGCGGCCCGAAGTCCGACCGACAGCGGGTGGTGGATCGAGCGACGACCTGGATCGGTGCCCTCCGCCTGCAGTTCTACCCGATGGCGTGGATCGCCTACACCGTCGGGGCGCTGGCCGCGGCCGGCTCTGGAGTGCTCACCTCGGCCGTCTACTGGCTCGGGTTCGCGTTCCTGTTCTGTCTCGAGGCCGCCACCGTGTTGAGCAACGAGTACGCCGACTACGAGACCGACCGGCAGAACACGTTCGCGGGACCGTTTACGGGCGGCTCTCGAGTGCTGGTCGAGGGAGACCTTTCGTTCGGGGACCTCAGGCGGGGAATCGGTATCGGGCTGGGGCTCGCGGGTGCGTTCGGGGCCGGTGTTCTCGCCGCCGGCGCCGGATCGTTGCCAGCCATGGCGGCCGCGATGGCGATACTCTCCGTGCTGGCGCTCGGCTACACGCTTGCGCCGCTGAAACTGGCCTACCGAACCCTCGGGGAGTTGGACGTGGCCGTCACCCACAGCATCGGCGTGTTGCTCTGTGGCTACCTCTTCCTCGGGGGGACGTGGACCGACGCGGAGCCGTGGCTGCTCGGTCTCCCGTTCTTGCTCTCGATTCTTCCCGCGATCACGCTGGCGGGCGTCCCGGACTACGCTGCCGACCGCGCCGCTGGCAAGAAGACGCTCGCGGTCCGGTTCGGCGTCGGCGGCGCGGCCGCGGTCGCCGCCGGGACCGCTCTGCTCGCCGCGGCCGTCGGGAGCCTCTGGCAGTTCCTGGGGATCGTCGACGCCTACGGGCCGGCGATCTACCTCGGAATCCCGCACGCGTTGGTGCTCGTCTGGCTGTTACGGACGCGACT
Above is a genomic segment from Natrononativus amylolyticus containing:
- a CDS encoding NAD(P)H-dependent oxidoreductase, with the protein product MNVLVVLGHPRTDSLCGGLAEAYAAGARDAGLEVRALALGECEFDRDVHTECPSDQALEPDLAAAEREIEWADHLVFVYPNWWATMPALLKGFFDRLFRPGFAFSMYEDDEGAGHEKLLSGKTAELVVTMDMPPWVYRWIYRQPGTNAVKRGILGYAGVETTRTTEFGPVEDSTANERSEWLERAEELGRRLESGPKSDRQRVVDRATTWIGALRLQFYPMAWIAYTVGALAAAGSGVLTSAVYWLGFAFLFCLEAATVLSNEYADYETDRQNTFAGPFTGGSRVLVEGDLSFGDLRRGIGIGLGLAGAFGAGVLAAGAGSLPAMAAAMAILSVLALGYTLAPLKLAYRTLGELDVAVTHSIGVLLCGYLFLGGTWTDAEPWLLGLPFLLSILPAITLAGVPDYAADRAAGKKTLAVRFGVGGAAAVAAGTALLAAAVGSLWQFLGIVDAYGPAIYLGIPHALVLVWLLRTRLDLETPGRIDVLMVASLSYIVWFGVVPLVGLL